The following proteins come from a genomic window of Mucinivorans hirudinis:
- a CDS encoding transposase — protein MDRRSQEYQIMRDKALSQLRSGESLTGKDGAFAPLLKEFLEAALDGEMAAHLDEAERQQGNKRNGRGSKRVKTMAGEIEIETPQDRHSSFTPEILRKRETILADNMSSNIISLYGMGMSLRDISAHIEEMYDVEISHNTLSEIIERIVPKVKEWQSRPLESMYTIVWLDAMHYKVKDGGRTESRAVYNVLAVNKDGRKELIGMYVSESEGANFWLSVLTDLKARGMKDVLIACIDNLTGFAEAIATIFPQVIIQSCIVHQIRNSLKYIASKDQKEFMGDLKTVYQAPTLDLAELNLDKLEDKWGQKYPVVIGSWRRNWDKLSAYFAYDEHIRRLTYTTNAVEGFHRQARKVTKTKGVFPNDMALMKLLYLAVLNISKKWTQPLPNWALTAGQLRIKFGERMPMEL, from the coding sequence ATGGATAGGAGAAGTCAGGAGTATCAAATAATGCGTGATAAGGCATTATCTCAGCTTCGGAGTGGGGAGTCACTCACGGGCAAAGATGGGGCATTTGCTCCACTGTTGAAAGAATTTTTAGAAGCCGCTTTGGATGGCGAAATGGCAGCTCATCTGGACGAGGCGGAACGCCAGCAAGGCAACAAGCGTAACGGTCGAGGAAGCAAACGAGTCAAAACGATGGCGGGTGAGATTGAAATAGAGACACCTCAGGATCGTCATAGCAGTTTTACACCCGAGATTCTCAGGAAACGGGAGACCATTTTGGCGGATAATATGTCCTCCAATATCATCAGTTTGTATGGTATGGGTATGAGCCTGAGGGATATATCTGCTCATATAGAAGAGATGTATGACGTTGAGATATCGCACAATACGTTGAGTGAAATCATCGAACGTATAGTTCCCAAGGTCAAGGAGTGGCAAAGTCGTCCTTTGGAGTCGATGTACACTATCGTTTGGCTCGATGCGATGCACTACAAGGTCAAAGATGGTGGACGTACCGAGAGTCGAGCCGTTTATAATGTACTGGCAGTCAATAAGGATGGTCGCAAAGAGTTAATCGGGATGTATGTATCTGAGAGTGAGGGAGCGAACTTCTGGTTGAGTGTATTGACCGATTTGAAAGCACGTGGGATGAAAGATGTTTTGATTGCCTGCATTGACAACCTTACGGGCTTTGCCGAGGCAATCGCCACCATTTTCCCGCAAGTAATCATTCAGAGCTGCATCGTTCATCAAATCCGCAACTCATTGAAATACATTGCGTCCAAAGACCAAAAGGAGTTTATGGGTGATTTGAAGACTGTCTATCAAGCTCCCACTCTGGATTTAGCCGAACTGAATCTTGATAAATTGGAGGATAAATGGGGGCAGAAATACCCTGTTGTTATAGGCTCGTGGCGACGAAATTGGGATAAGCTTAGTGCCTATTTTGCTTATGATGAGCATATTCGCAGACTTACTTACACAACTAATGCTGTTGAAGGATTTCATCGTCAGGCACGGAAAGTGACCAAGACAAAGGGAGTTTTCCCTAATGATATGGCATTGATGAAGTTACTCTACTTAGCGGTTCTCAACATCTCCAAGAAATGGACTCAACCCCTTCCGAATTGGGCGTTAACAGCAGGTCAATTGCGGATAAAGTTTGGCGAAAGGATGCCAATGGAGCTATAG
- a CDS encoding Cobalt-zinc-cadmium resistance protein: MQQREREIYKVTIVGSVVNVVLSVGKLAAGIVGRSGAMVADAVHSMSDFVTDVIVLIFVKLSSKPKDKNHDYGHGKYETLAGVIISLILIGVGVGILVDNFWVIRNVWYGEQIPEPGMIALWAAVVSIGAKEALYWYTVFVGRRVNSPVVIANAWHHRTDAFSSLATLAGIGGAIFLGEHYRILDPVAAVIVSFMIMKVGWNLLKPGIDELLERSLSLEMEDEIVGVILAQGDISDPHNLKTRRIGANIAIEIHLRIDGNMTVTISHELSHKIIRALKEKYGKDTQVIIHFEPRK, translated from the coding sequence ATGCAACAGCGAGAACGAGAGATATATAAGGTGACGATAGTGGGGTCTGTCGTTAATGTTGTTCTGTCCGTGGGGAAGTTGGCAGCAGGAATTGTCGGGCGGAGCGGTGCAATGGTGGCAGATGCCGTTCACTCGATGTCGGACTTTGTAACGGATGTTATTGTACTCATCTTTGTAAAACTCTCATCCAAACCAAAAGATAAAAACCACGACTACGGGCACGGCAAGTACGAGACTCTTGCCGGTGTGATTATTTCGTTGATTTTGATTGGCGTGGGTGTGGGTATTTTGGTTGATAACTTTTGGGTAATTCGCAACGTGTGGTACGGTGAGCAGATTCCCGAGCCGGGGATGATTGCTCTGTGGGCTGCCGTTGTTTCGATTGGGGCAAAGGAGGCTCTATATTGGTACACGGTTTTTGTGGGACGAAGGGTTAATAGTCCTGTGGTTATAGCCAACGCTTGGCACCACCGAACCGATGCTTTTTCGTCCTTGGCGACATTGGCGGGCATCGGCGGTGCGATTTTCCTTGGGGAGCACTATCGGATTTTAGACCCTGTTGCGGCAGTGATAGTGAGCTTTATGATAATGAAAGTGGGGTGGAACTTGCTAAAACCGGGTATAGATGAGCTTTTAGAGCGGTCGCTATCCCTCGAAATGGAGGATGAGATAGTGGGTGTGATTCTGGCACAGGGTGATATTTCCGACCCTCACAACCTCAAAACCAGACGTATAGGTGCGAATATAGCCATAGAGATACACCTGCGCATAGATGGTAATATGACAGTTACTATTTCTCACGAGTTATCTCACAAGATAATTCGCGCCCTCAAAGAGAAATATGGTAAGGATACACAAGTGATAATACATTTCGAGCCGCGAAAATAG
- a CDS encoding Mobile element protein, producing the protein MEEIRFSQVVSNGCGIDVHKESVVATIEGVGILKTTNQFGTFTSSLTELRDWLLENGITHVAMESTGVYWKPVYNVLEPTGMKVWIVNARHIKNVPGHKTDKKDSAWICKLLLAGLLKPSYIPPKEQRELRDLTRFRQKLIEHIASNKNRTIRILEDCNVKLSSVLNDTSGVVGTKLINKIIDKQAVAIDDIDEVYHRNLKATKGELFEACSGIITEHHSYMLKIIREEILSTEQRVNELSSRIRDILAPYDNVLELLRGVPGIGTKSAEDLVAEIGLDMSVFPNENHLASWAGVAPGNNESAGKKKVVE; encoded by the coding sequence ATGGAAGAGATTAGATTTAGTCAAGTCGTATCCAATGGATGCGGGATTGACGTACACAAGGAGAGTGTTGTTGCAACTATTGAGGGCGTTGGTATTCTTAAGACAACCAATCAGTTCGGCACATTTACAAGTTCTTTGACAGAACTGAGAGATTGGTTATTGGAGAACGGCATAACTCACGTAGCAATGGAAAGTACGGGCGTTTATTGGAAGCCGGTTTACAATGTATTAGAGCCAACAGGAATGAAGGTTTGGATTGTCAATGCCCGCCACATTAAGAATGTACCGGGTCACAAAACCGATAAAAAGGATAGTGCCTGGATATGCAAACTACTGCTGGCGGGCTTGCTCAAGCCGAGCTACATTCCCCCCAAAGAGCAACGGGAGCTTCGAGACCTTACCCGCTTTCGCCAGAAATTAATCGAGCACATCGCAAGTAACAAGAACCGTACAATCCGCATTTTGGAGGATTGTAATGTCAAATTGTCTAGCGTATTGAACGACACGAGCGGAGTTGTCGGCACAAAACTCATTAACAAAATTATCGACAAACAAGCTGTAGCCATTGATGATATTGATGAGGTTTATCATCGTAACCTCAAGGCTACTAAAGGGGAGTTGTTTGAGGCTTGTAGCGGCATTATAACCGAGCATCACAGCTATATGCTAAAGATTATCAGAGAGGAAATACTATCCACCGAGCAACGTGTTAATGAATTATCTTCCCGTATAAGAGATATATTAGCTCCTTATGACAATGTTCTGGAGCTGCTAAGGGGAGTCCCTGGTATAGGCACAAAGAGTGCTGAAGACCTTGTTGCTGAGATAGGATTGGATATGAGTGTTTTCCCCAATGAGAATCATTTAGCATCTTGGGCAGGTGTAGCACCGGGTAATAATGAGAGTGCGGGTAAAAAAAAAGTGGTCGAATAA
- a CDS encoding Aminopeptidase has product MKKLLTTIYLVLFALTATAQDTTILNKMRRIERESSQVERYSYLLLDLAGSRLAGSDGAERGYKIAREAMAAMGLSNARVEFARRWHRGGFDIEKSYAAMSVPYYQPFFPAIVGWTGGTEGLRRGEVIVIDDVDSTTFANKYRGKLEGKIVLMPSRATYAMNFSTPSATRISDENLEKLAAAPTPEPTAMQRRNRPPQQRLIDWVRAENPLAVVNCSGDFNNPGVTFFNHQQGDKPIAPEFNLAVESYGLMKRLVENGERVVMELDFKTRFTGNRPINNVVAEIEGTDLKDELVIIGGHIDSYHLSPGAGDDAAGCIVMMEAMRLLKEAGVKPRRTIRIVLWGGEEMGLHGSAGYVEQFVGRRDAPLKEHSKISCYINSDYGPGKFRGIYTQANEAAYPIFATWLAPFKNDGCSTVSNLSVGSTDHISFDIAGIPAFQFISDNLEWGRASHRVTDFADRMIYADTKHNALVVAWLAYCAAMSDEKMPRK; this is encoded by the coding sequence ATGAAAAAACTACTAACTACAATTTATTTGGTGCTCTTTGCCCTTACGGCTACGGCACAAGACACAACCATTCTCAACAAAATGCGCCGTATTGAGCGCGAGAGTTCTCAAGTGGAGCGATACTCCTATCTTTTATTAGACCTTGCGGGTTCGCGTTTGGCAGGCTCAGACGGTGCGGAACGCGGCTACAAAATTGCTCGAGAAGCAATGGCAGCAATGGGGCTTTCCAATGCACGTGTAGAGTTTGCAAGAAGATGGCATCGAGGTGGCTTTGATATAGAAAAATCCTATGCCGCAATGAGTGTGCCATATTATCAGCCATTTTTCCCTGCCATAGTCGGATGGACGGGTGGAACAGAAGGTTTGCGTAGAGGTGAAGTCATAGTAATTGATGATGTGGATAGTACAACATTTGCGAATAAATATCGCGGTAAATTAGAGGGCAAAATCGTGTTGATGCCCTCGCGAGCAACCTATGCGATGAATTTTTCAACACCCTCTGCCACCCGTATCAGCGACGAAAATTTAGAAAAACTTGCTGCCGCCCCCACGCCCGAACCTACGGCTATGCAGCGCCGAAACCGTCCTCCACAACAGCGACTAATAGATTGGGTGCGAGCGGAAAATCCGCTGGCAGTTGTTAATTGCAGCGGCGATTTCAACAATCCTGGAGTTACTTTTTTCAACCACCAACAGGGCGACAAACCGATTGCCCCCGAGTTTAACCTCGCCGTTGAATCTTACGGATTGATGAAGCGGTTAGTGGAGAATGGAGAGCGAGTAGTGATGGAACTTGACTTCAAAACGCGCTTTACCGGAAACCGCCCCATTAACAATGTGGTGGCAGAGATTGAGGGGACAGACCTCAAAGATGAGTTGGTGATAATCGGCGGACACATAGATAGTTATCATCTAAGCCCCGGTGCGGGAGACGATGCAGCGGGGTGTATCGTGATGATGGAGGCGATGCGACTGTTGAAGGAGGCGGGGGTGAAGCCGCGCCGTACTATACGTATTGTGTTGTGGGGTGGTGAAGAGATGGGGCTGCACGGTTCGGCTGGCTATGTGGAGCAGTTTGTGGGTAGGCGCGATGCACCCCTTAAAGAGCACTCAAAGATTTCGTGTTATATAAACTCCGACTATGGTCCCGGCAAATTCCGCGGCATCTATACTCAGGCAAATGAGGCGGCATATCCTATTTTTGCCACGTGGTTAGCTCCGTTCAAGAACGATGGATGTTCCACTGTTTCAAATCTTTCTGTGGGTAGCACAGACCATATTTCGTTTGATATTGCGGGCATTCCGGCGTTCCAATTTATAAGTGACAACTTGGAGTGGGGACGCGCCTCGCACCGCGTAACCGACTTCGCTGACCGAATGATTTACGCCGATACAAAGCATAATGCCTTGGTGGTTGCGTGGTTGGCATATTGCGCTGCAATGTCGGACGAGAAGATGCCACGAAAATAG
- a CDS encoding Arginyl-tRNA synthetase → MEQIIKNCCEAAIDVLFSTLAADLQIQKTRKEFEGDYTLVTFPLLKLTKLSPEKTGEAIGEWLVKNCSQIKSYNVIKGFLNIELQPAVWLDTLTDIAGNPNYGFANSNGHTVMVEYSSPNTNKPLHLGHIRNNLLGYSVAKILEANGNNVLKVNLVNDRGIHICKSMIAWQRFGGGETPASSGMKGDHLVGKYYVEFDKAYKAQIKELIEGGMSEEQAKREAPIIRAAQEMLVKWEAREEEVYSLWETMNGWVYEGFDKTYKMMGVSFDKIYYESNTYLLGKKLVELGLEKGVFYRRDDGSVWVDLTADGLDEKLLLRADGTSVYMTQDLGTALERYDEYHFDDLTYVVGNEQNYHFQVLKLILKKLGYSWADSIYHLSYGMVELPEGKMKSREGTVVDADDLMEAMVEEARAMSKELGKLDALTEQEQYDISKMIGLGALKYFILKVDPRKTMLFNPAESIDFNGNTAPFIQYTHARIKSLARRAGGVGDLTRVGQVGRKEIELIKLLMEFAGVVREAGAEHSPAVVAQYAYDLAKEYNQYYHDFPILRSDVEESDKKFRLALSLQVALMLGKAMGLLGIEVPERM, encoded by the coding sequence ATGGAACAAATCATAAAAAATTGTTGCGAAGCAGCTATTGATGTGCTCTTTAGCACTCTTGCTGCCGATTTGCAGATACAAAAAACGCGTAAGGAGTTCGAGGGTGATTACACTCTGGTAACCTTTCCGCTGCTGAAACTCACAAAACTTTCGCCCGAGAAGACAGGCGAAGCTATCGGCGAGTGGTTAGTCAAAAACTGCTCACAGATAAAGAGCTATAATGTCATAAAAGGATTTCTCAACATTGAGTTGCAACCGGCAGTATGGCTCGATACGCTAACGGATATTGCGGGCAACCCAAACTATGGTTTTGCAAACAGTAACGGGCACACGGTGATGGTGGAGTACTCCTCGCCAAACACCAATAAGCCGCTACACTTGGGACACATACGCAACAATCTTTTGGGATACTCTGTCGCGAAAATCTTAGAGGCTAATGGAAATAACGTCCTCAAAGTCAATTTGGTGAACGACCGCGGAATACACATATGTAAGTCGATGATTGCTTGGCAACGTTTCGGTGGCGGCGAGACTCCCGCCTCGAGCGGTATGAAGGGCGACCACCTCGTTGGTAAGTATTACGTTGAGTTCGACAAGGCATATAAGGCTCAAATAAAAGAGCTTATCGAAGGCGGAATGAGCGAGGAGCAGGCAAAGAGGGAGGCTCCGATAATCAGGGCGGCGCAAGAGATGTTGGTGAAGTGGGAGGCACGCGAGGAGGAGGTCTATTCGCTTTGGGAGACGATGAACGGCTGGGTTTATGAGGGTTTCGACAAGACCTACAAGATGATGGGCGTTTCCTTCGATAAGATTTATTACGAGTCTAATACGTACCTTTTGGGCAAGAAACTTGTGGAGCTTGGTCTGGAAAAAGGTGTTTTTTATCGTCGGGATGACGGCTCGGTTTGGGTCGATTTAACGGCTGATGGCTTGGATGAAAAACTACTCCTGCGCGCGGACGGCACAAGTGTCTATATGACTCAAGACCTTGGTACTGCACTGGAGCGTTACGACGAATATCACTTTGACGACCTTACTTATGTTGTTGGCAATGAGCAGAACTATCACTTTCAGGTGCTGAAACTCATTCTCAAAAAATTGGGCTACTCGTGGGCTGATTCGATTTATCACCTAAGCTATGGAATGGTGGAGCTGCCCGAGGGGAAGATGAAATCGAGGGAAGGTACAGTGGTTGATGCCGACGATTTGATGGAGGCAATGGTTGAGGAGGCGCGTGCTATGTCCAAGGAGCTTGGCAAGTTGGACGCATTGACGGAGCAGGAGCAGTATGATATTAGTAAGATGATAGGTCTAGGCGCATTGAAGTACTTTATTTTGAAGGTAGACCCGCGCAAGACGATGCTCTTCAACCCTGCCGAGTCAATAGATTTCAACGGCAATACTGCACCATTTATTCAATATACCCACGCACGCATAAAATCTTTGGCAAGGCGCGCGGGGGGTGTGGGAGATTTGACCCGGGTGGGTCAGGTGGGAAGGAAGGAGATAGAGCTAATAAAATTGTTGATGGAGTTTGCGGGGGTAGTGCGCGAGGCGGGGGCGGAGCATTCGCCGGCGGTGGTGGCACAGTATGCTTACGACTTGGCGAAGGAGTATAACCAATACTATCACGATTTCCCCATCCTGCGTTCAGACGTGGAGGAGAGTGATAAAAAATTCCGCTTGGCGCTCTCGTTGCAAGTAGCTTTGATGCTCGGCAAGGCGATGGGATTGCTTGGTATAGAAGTGCCGGAGAGAATGTAG
- a CDS encoding Biopolymer transport protein ExbD/TolR (potentially related to transport or biosynthesis of folate) yields MAIKRSSKVDMNVGSASMTDLMFLLLIFLMIATTLINNNALQLSLPKSTSPTQDKPATKISITAASQYYIDDKVVEADAIEGILAQKLAGQERPVIFFYADKRTPWEDVMFVLNIGKRNPNYALSAGTIPE; encoded by the coding sequence ATGGCAATAAAACGTAGCTCCAAGGTAGATATGAATGTGGGTTCGGCATCGATGACCGACCTTATGTTCTTGCTGCTCATATTTTTGATGATTGCAACGACGCTCATCAATAACAATGCTCTGCAACTATCACTTCCCAAGTCGACCTCGCCCACACAGGATAAACCGGCAACCAAGATATCCATCACTGCCGCCTCGCAATATTACATTGACGACAAAGTTGTTGAGGCGGATGCCATTGAGGGTATCCTTGCTCAGAAACTTGCTGGACAGGAGCGTCCCGTCATCTTTTTCTATGCCGACAAGCGAACACCTTGGGAAGATGTGATGTTTGTATTGAATATAGGTAAGCGTAATCCAAATTATGCACTAAGCGCTGGTACAATTCCCGAATAA
- a CDS encoding Excinuclease ABC subunit B has product MGVTGSGKTFTMANVIANLNRPTLILSHNKTLAAQLYGEFRGFFPENAVEYFVSYYDYYQPEAYLPTSDTYIEKDLSINDEIEKLRLSTSSSLLSGRRDIVVVSSVSCLYGIGNPEDFHANTITIKKGENFPRKKMLYQLVDALYSRNDIEFARGNFRVSGDTIDIFAAYGDVAYRIVQWGDEVESIHSIDPITGKRLQTFDTVQINPANIFVTTKERIASALKYIRLDLGKQYDYFMQRGEEIYAKRLKQRVEYDLEMIAEVGYCSGIENYSRYFDGRAEGTRPFCLLDYFPGDFLTIIDESHVTIPQIRAMYGGDAARKKNLVEYGFRLPAAIDNRPLKFEEFEGIVGQTVYVSATPAEYELVKSEGVIVEQLIRPTGLLDPKIEVRPTLGQIDNLVEEIEKRAAKDERVLVTTLTKRMAEELTKYFDKLGIRCRYIHSDVDTLERIEIMDDLRAGRFDVLVGVNLLREGLDLPEVSLVAIMDADKEGFLRSARSLTQTAGRAARHLEGFVIMYADKITDSMRQTIEETDRRREKQRNYNITNGITPRQVRRALGSTMQGTELEVERRSVSDDKIVSNMSDKELQSAVENARILMENAAKELDFLAAARYRDEMYELQALAAKR; this is encoded by the coding sequence TTGGGAGTTACGGGCAGCGGCAAAACATTCACAATGGCGAATGTCATAGCCAACCTCAACCGCCCTACCCTTATACTGAGCCACAACAAGACTCTTGCAGCTCAGCTCTACGGCGAGTTTCGCGGCTTTTTCCCGGAAAATGCCGTTGAGTATTTTGTTTCGTACTATGACTACTATCAACCCGAGGCATATCTGCCCACATCGGATACTTATATAGAGAAAGACCTCTCCATAAACGATGAAATAGAGAAATTGCGCCTCTCGACCTCATCGTCTCTGCTGAGCGGAAGACGCGATATTGTGGTGGTGAGTTCGGTTTCGTGTCTCTACGGTATTGGAAATCCCGAGGATTTTCACGCAAACACTATCACCATAAAGAAAGGCGAGAATTTTCCGAGAAAAAAGATGCTCTATCAACTTGTCGATGCCCTCTACTCGCGTAATGACATTGAGTTTGCCCGCGGCAACTTTCGCGTGAGTGGCGATACGATAGATATTTTTGCAGCCTATGGTGATGTAGCTTATCGCATTGTGCAGTGGGGCGACGAGGTGGAGAGCATCCATTCGATTGACCCAATTACGGGAAAGAGATTGCAGACATTCGACACAGTGCAAATTAACCCCGCCAACATCTTCGTAACCACCAAAGAGCGCATTGCCTCTGCACTGAAATACATTAGGTTGGATTTAGGAAAGCAGTACGACTACTTTATGCAACGGGGCGAGGAGATATATGCCAAGCGGCTCAAACAGCGTGTGGAGTACGACTTGGAGATGATTGCAGAGGTTGGTTACTGCTCGGGTATCGAAAACTATTCGCGCTACTTTGATGGACGCGCCGAGGGGACGCGCCCATTCTGCCTCTTGGACTATTTCCCCGGTGATTTTCTGACCATTATAGATGAGAGCCACGTAACCATTCCACAAATCAGGGCTATGTATGGTGGTGATGCAGCGCGTAAGAAAAATTTGGTGGAGTATGGTTTTCGACTACCTGCTGCCATTGACAACCGCCCTCTGAAATTCGAGGAGTTTGAGGGCATCGTCGGGCAGACGGTCTATGTAAGTGCCACACCGGCAGAGTATGAGCTGGTCAAGAGTGAGGGTGTCATTGTCGAGCAGCTGATAAGACCCACAGGACTGCTAGACCCCAAAATCGAGGTTCGCCCCACGCTGGGACAGATAGATAACCTTGTAGAAGAGATAGAAAAACGGGCAGCAAAGGATGAGCGAGTTTTGGTGACAACACTCACAAAGCGTATGGCTGAGGAGCTTACCAAATATTTTGACAAACTCGGCATCAGGTGTCGTTATATCCACTCAGACGTGGATACACTGGAGCGGATTGAGATTATGGACGATTTGCGTGCGGGACGCTTTGATGTGCTGGTGGGAGTCAATCTACTCAGGGAAGGATTAGACCTGCCCGAGGTGTCGCTCGTAGCAATTATGGATGCCGACAAGGAGGGTTTCTTGAGGTCGGCACGCTCTCTGACGCAGACCGCCGGACGCGCTGCACGCCACTTAGAGGGGTTTGTGATAATGTATGCCGATAAGATTACCGACTCGATGCGACAAACCATCGAGGAGACTGACCGCCGCCGCGAAAAACAACGTAACTACAACATTACCAATGGTATTACCCCGCGTCAGGTTCGCCGCGCACTTGGCTCCACAATGCAGGGAACTGAACTCGAAGTTGAAAGACGCTCCGTTTCCGACGATAAAATCGTAAGTAATATGAGTGATAAGGAGTTGCAGAGCGCGGTGGAGAATGCACGTATACTGATGGAAAATGCGGCTAAGGAGCTTGACTTCTTGGCAGCAGCACGCTATCGCGATGAGATGTACGAATTGCAGGCGTTGGCAGCCAAACGATAG